A genomic window from Triticum urartu cultivar G1812 chromosome 7, Tu2.1, whole genome shotgun sequence includes:
- the LOC125520256 gene encoding acid phosphatase 1-like — translation MAMARVPILIAVALVAAAASCSAWEPTIRMPTAEAAAAAVDDAVAPLIHALRPLLGSSGELGSRGGVPCDSWRLGVEAYNVRDWKTVPANCEGYVGHYMLGSHFRRDSKVVIDQAIAYVDSLKLDGNGKEVWVFDIDETTLSNLPYYATHGFGARPYNATSFDAYVLEGTAPALPESKRLYYKLLKVGIKPVFITGRTEDKRAITVANLRSQGISGWMNLTLKQPGFHGSAISYKSAQRKKLQDAGYVIVGNIGDQWSDLLGAPEGARTFKLPDPLYYIG, via the exons ATGGCGATGGCAAGGGTGCCCATCCTCATCGCGGTAGCTCTCGTGGCTGCAGCGGCCTCCTGCAGCGCATGGGAGCCCACCATCCGTATGCCAACGGCCGAGGCTGCAGCTGCTGCGGTCGACGACGCGGTGGCGCCGCTCATCCACGCACTGCGCCCGCTGCTGGGCTCCAGCGGAGAGCTCGGCAGCCGCGGCGGCGTGCCGTGCGACAGCTGGAGGCTGGGCGTGGAGGCGTACAACGTGCGTGACTGGAAGACTGTCCCCGCCAACTGCGAGGGCTACGTGGGGCACTACATGCTCGGCAGCCACTTCCGGCGCGACTCCAAGGTCGTCATCGACCAGGCCATTGCCTACGTCGACAGCCTCAAGCTCGACGGCAACGGCAAGGAGGTGTGGGTCTTCGACATCGACGAGACCACGCTCTCCAACCTCCCTTACTACGCCACGCACGGCTTCGG GGCTAGGCCATACAACGCGACGAGCTTCGACGCGTACGTGCTGGAGGGGACCGCGCCGGCGCTGCCGGAGAGTAAGCGGCTGTACTACAAGCTGCTCAAGGTGGGCATCAAGCCGGTGTTCATCACAGGCCGGACGGAAGACAAGAGGGCCATCACCGTCGCCAACCTCCGCAGCCAGGGCATCTCCGGGTGGATGAACCTGACGCTCAAGCAGCCCGGGTTCCATGGCTCCGCGATATCCTACAAGTCCGCCCAGAGGAAGAAGCTGCAGGACGCCGGGTATGTCATCGTTGGCAACATCGGCGACCAGTGGAGCGACCTCCTCGGCGCGCCCGAGGGAGCTCGTACTTTCAAGCTGCCCGACCCACTCTACTACATCGGCTAG
- the LOC125524824 gene encoding wall-associated receptor kinase 3-like encodes MKIFRAQGNPCATAPYIFLVQLLLLCLCLFCTGSARSSLTKCPGSSVNIPSPFNIPDNSSISRNPGFDISCESTGPMILLGRKQYRVLGISLLQGYVRVTGHTVYTQCQQNAGPVTTNFIDLRGTPFTFSHTLNKFTVVGCDSMTMIQSPDVTSRYRGGCVSFCASEGSITSGACSGVGCCQASVPEELKVLKLEFTSIRSQLLQSSGSLGNISKSSSAWCSKAFIVDQGSYVFSRDHLDRNLTNLPMVLDWSISGGNCSEARSAPQTYMCKENTDCYTVANNTAYRCNCSEGFTGNPYLGCQGEKFMFAIDDTFML; translated from the coding sequence ATGAAGATATTCAGGGCGCAAGGTAATCCTTGTGCCACAGCTCCGTATATATTTCTCGTGCAGTTGCTCCTTCTCTGCCTGTGTTTATTCTGCACCGGTTCCGCCCGATCCAGCCTTACCAAATGCCCCGGCAGCTCCGTCAACATCCCATCCCCTTTCAACATCCCTGACAACTCGAGCATCTCGAGGAATCCAGGCTTCGACATATCATGTGAATCAACAGGGCCAATGATATTGCTCGGTCGCAAGCAGTACAGGGTCCTGGGCATCTCGCTGCTCCAGGGCTATGTACGTGTAACCGGTCACACCGTCTACACCCAGTGCCAGCAGAACGCTGGCCCGGTGACCACAAACTTCATTGACCTTCGGGGCACGCCTTTCACCTTCTCACACACACttaacaagttcaccgtcgttgGCTGTGACTCCATGACCATGATACAAAGCCCGGACGTAACGAGTCGGTACAGGGGAGGCTGCGTGTCGTTCTGCGCTTCCGAGGGAAGCATCACCAGTGGCGCATGCTCTGGGGTGGGCTGCTGTCAAGCTTCAGTGCCCGAGGAACTCAAGGTACTGAAGTTAGAGTTTACCAGCATACGGAGCCAGCTCCTGCAGTCCTCCGGATCTTTGGGGAACATCAGTAAAAGCAGTAGCGCATGGTGCAGCAAGGCGTTCATTGTGGACCAAGGTTCCTATGTGTTCTCCAGGGATCACTTGGACAGAAACCTGACAAACCTGCCAATGGTACTTGACTGGTCTATATCCGGCGGCAACTGCTCAGAGGCGCGTAGTGCGCCTCAGACCTACATGTGCAAGGAGAACACCGATTGTTATACCGTGGCAAATAACACTGCATACCGCTGCAACTGTTCTGAAGGTTTCACTGGGAACCCTTATCTGGGATGCCAAGGTGAGAAATTCATGTTTGCAATAGATGACACCTTTATGCTTTGA